From Streptomyces sp. TLI_235, a single genomic window includes:
- a CDS encoding carbohydrate ABC transporter substrate-binding protein (CUT1 family), translating to MTTLMRRRLLAVPAVLALALAAACSNSSSKDGGGNSAAPTLTGDCAKYQAYAGHSGTKVTMFASILSPESDSLEKSWAEFSSCTGIKISYEGSNDFESQLPVRVSGGNAPDFAIIPQPGLLAQMVKTGKVVKPPAQTVANEDKWSPVWKTYGSVNGTFYAAPMSANMKSLVWYSPKAFRQAGYEVPKTWADLMGLSNKIATSGGAKPWCGGIASGTATGWPATDWVEEVVLGSYGGDVYDQWVSHKVKFSDEKITGAMKTVADWMQNPAWVNAGIGDVKSIATTTFQDAGAPILTNKCFMLQQASFYRAQWPKSTNIGPDGDIFAFHLPAVNPTVSSPVEGGGEFLAAFSDRPEVQAVQNYLSSSGWASSRVKTSSGWVSANQGVDKSLYTDPIDKLSAEALTDPAATFRFDASDLMPAAIGSGQMWKSFTAWFAEGQSIQKVAADIDAAWPQ from the coding sequence ATGACCACACTGATGCGGCGGCGCCTGCTCGCCGTCCCCGCCGTGCTCGCCCTGGCCCTCGCCGCGGCGTGTTCGAACAGCTCCTCCAAGGACGGCGGCGGCAACTCGGCGGCGCCCACGCTCACCGGTGACTGCGCCAAGTACCAGGCCTATGCCGGCCATTCCGGCACCAAGGTGACGATGTTCGCCTCGATCCTGAGCCCGGAGTCGGACTCGCTGGAGAAGTCCTGGGCGGAGTTCAGTTCTTGTACGGGCATCAAGATCTCGTACGAGGGCTCCAACGACTTCGAGTCGCAGCTGCCGGTCCGGGTGAGCGGCGGAAACGCGCCCGACTTCGCGATCATCCCGCAGCCCGGCCTGCTCGCCCAGATGGTCAAGACCGGAAAGGTCGTGAAGCCGCCGGCGCAGACCGTCGCCAACGAGGACAAGTGGAGCCCGGTCTGGAAGACCTACGGCTCCGTCAACGGCACCTTCTATGCGGCGCCGATGAGCGCCAACATGAAGTCGCTGGTCTGGTACTCGCCGAAGGCCTTCAGGCAGGCAGGCTACGAGGTCCCGAAGACCTGGGCCGACCTGATGGGCCTCAGCAACAAGATCGCCACCTCGGGCGGCGCCAAGCCGTGGTGCGGCGGCATCGCCTCCGGCACCGCCACCGGCTGGCCGGCCACCGACTGGGTGGAGGAGGTCGTCCTCGGCAGCTACGGCGGCGACGTCTACGACCAGTGGGTCAGCCACAAGGTCAAGTTCAGCGACGAGAAGATCACCGGCGCGATGAAGACGGTCGCCGACTGGATGCAGAACCCGGCCTGGGTCAACGCGGGCATCGGTGACGTGAAGTCGATCGCCACGACGACCTTCCAGGACGCGGGCGCGCCGATCCTCACCAACAAGTGCTTCATGCTGCAGCAGGCCTCGTTCTACCGGGCGCAGTGGCCCAAGAGCACCAACATCGGCCCGGACGGCGACATCTTCGCCTTCCACCTGCCGGCCGTGAACCCGACGGTCAGCAGCCCGGTCGAGGGCGGCGGCGAGTTCCTGGCTGCGTTCTCCGACCGGCCCGAGGTGCAGGCGGTGCAGAACTACCTGTCGAGCAGCGGGTGGGCGAGCAGCCGGGTCAAGACCTCGTCCGGCTGGGTCTCCGCCAACCAGGGCGTCGACAAGAGCCTGTACACCGACCCGATCGACAAGCTGTCCGCCGAGGCGCTCACCGACCCGGCCGCCACGTTCCGCTTCGACGCCTCCGACCTGATGCCGGCCGCCATCGGCTCCGGTCAGATGTGGAAGTCGTTCACGGCGTGGTTCGCCGAGGGACAGTCCATCCAGAAGGTGGCGGCCGACATCGACGCGGCCTGGCCGCAGTAA
- a CDS encoding cytochrome P450, translated as MTEPTAATTVTAVTAVAPATGPNPPADGTPFVMDPLARDNAAEGALLRAAGPVVPVDLMGVHGWAVTRHAEARRLLTDARLVKDAAHWAAYQRGEVPRTWPLIGLAVPGPSMVTTDGAAHRRLRAIVAQAFTPRRVELMKPRIEEITARLLDQVAAAGPVVDLKTVFAFPLPMSVIGWLLGVPEHDHAYIRELYERFFSSTTKPDEVPATIAALNAFVADLVALRRAEPGDDLISALLTADVEGGALTDAEASATLRVIIAAGHETTVNLITNAVRALLTHPDQLALARSGEVPWSAVVEESLRWTPPTSNFLFRFATGDIEVGDTVVPAGDAVLISYNAVGRDPAQHGVTAEIFDITRDAERHLSFGHGPHVCPGSPLARLEAAVALPALFERFPDLALAVPEEELRPKPHHGGEQPARAARPDLNRPNGPRRAGAPPAVQHSRITTGTPADEGRTRTLACGDR; from the coding sequence ATGACCGAACCGACCGCAGCGACCACAGTGACGGCCGTGACCGCCGTGGCACCGGCGACCGGACCGAACCCGCCGGCGGACGGCACACCGTTCGTCATGGACCCGCTGGCCCGCGACAACGCCGCCGAGGGCGCCCTGCTGCGCGCCGCCGGCCCGGTGGTGCCGGTCGACCTGATGGGCGTCCACGGCTGGGCGGTCACCCGGCACGCCGAGGCCCGCCGGCTGCTCACCGACGCCCGGCTGGTCAAGGACGCCGCGCACTGGGCCGCGTACCAGCGCGGCGAGGTGCCCAGGACCTGGCCGCTGATCGGCCTCGCCGTCCCCGGCCCGTCCATGGTCACCACCGACGGCGCCGCGCACCGCCGGCTGCGCGCGATCGTCGCCCAGGCCTTCACCCCGCGCCGGGTCGAGCTCATGAAGCCCCGCATCGAGGAGATCACCGCCCGGCTGCTCGACCAGGTCGCCGCGGCCGGGCCGGTGGTCGACCTGAAGACCGTCTTCGCCTTCCCGCTCCCGATGTCGGTGATCGGCTGGCTGCTCGGCGTGCCCGAGCACGACCACGCCTACATTCGGGAGTTGTACGAGCGGTTCTTCTCCAGCACCACCAAGCCGGACGAGGTGCCGGCCACCATCGCGGCGCTGAACGCCTTCGTCGCGGACCTGGTGGCGCTGCGCCGGGCCGAGCCTGGCGACGACCTGATCAGCGCCCTGCTGACGGCCGACGTCGAGGGCGGCGCGCTGACCGACGCCGAGGCCTCGGCCACCCTGCGGGTGATCATCGCGGCCGGGCACGAGACCACGGTCAACCTGATCACCAACGCGGTCCGCGCCCTGCTCACCCATCCGGACCAGCTCGCGCTCGCCCGTTCGGGCGAGGTGCCCTGGTCCGCGGTGGTCGAGGAGTCGCTCCGCTGGACCCCGCCCACCAGCAACTTCCTGTTCCGCTTCGCCACCGGGGACATCGAGGTCGGCGACACCGTCGTCCCCGCCGGCGACGCCGTGCTGATCTCCTACAACGCCGTCGGCCGCGACCCCGCGCAGCACGGAGTGACCGCGGAGATCTTCGACATCACCCGCGACGCCGAGCGGCACCTCTCCTTCGGCCACGGCCCGCACGTCTGCCCGGGCTCGCCGCTCGCCCGGCTGGAGGCCGCGGTCGCACTGCCCGCGCTGTTCGAACGATTCCCGGACCTCGCCCTCGCGGTGCCCGAGGAGGAGCTGCGGCCGAAACCCCACCATGGTGGTGAACAGCCTGCGCGAGCTGCCCGTCCGGATCTGAACCGTCCGAACGGGCCGCGGAGGGCCGGTGCGCCACCGGCCGTCCAGCACAGCCGGATTACGACCGGGACACCGGCCGATGAAGGTCGAACGCGCACCTTGGCGTGCGGTGACCGGTGA
- a CDS encoding cytochrome P450: MTEPVTTPPPGCPAHADAAPLYGPRFQTDPGALYQELRDRHGPVAPVELAGGVPAWLVIGYRELQLVTGQPKVFGRDSTRWNQWPHIPADWPLKPMMAPVPSILYAEGTEHQRRSAAVTDALSDVDPYELRIHCEEVADRLIDGFAGRGEADLVADYAHRVPLLVLCRLFGLDEDEAPVLIRGLLAMLDGGADAQEGAQQLLTVMLGLVHRRRELPAADVTSRLLAHEAGLNDEEVMRDLRVLLIAGHQPLAYWISNALRLMLTDERFAASLSGGRRSIGQALGEALWEDTPTQIFAGRWATRDVHLGGQRIAKGDMVLLGFAGANADPAVRQDTGRPAEGNRAYLSFSAGDHGCPYPAREAAEVIANTAIEVLLDRLPDLRLAVSENALVWRPSAWVRGLMALPVAFTPGYVAE; encoded by the coding sequence GTGACCGAGCCCGTCACCACCCCGCCGCCGGGCTGCCCGGCCCACGCCGACGCCGCCCCGCTGTACGGGCCGCGGTTCCAGACCGACCCCGGCGCCCTCTACCAGGAACTGCGCGACCGCCACGGCCCGGTCGCCCCGGTCGAACTCGCCGGCGGGGTCCCCGCCTGGCTGGTCATCGGCTACCGCGAACTCCAGCTCGTCACCGGCCAGCCCAAGGTCTTCGGCCGTGACTCCACCCGCTGGAACCAGTGGCCGCACATCCCCGCGGACTGGCCGCTCAAGCCGATGATGGCGCCCGTCCCCTCGATCCTCTACGCCGAGGGAACCGAGCACCAGCGCCGCTCCGCCGCCGTCACCGACGCCCTCTCCGACGTCGACCCGTACGAACTACGCATCCACTGCGAGGAGGTCGCCGACCGGCTCATCGACGGCTTCGCCGGCCGCGGTGAGGCCGACCTGGTGGCCGACTACGCGCACCGGGTGCCGCTGCTGGTGCTCTGCCGGCTGTTCGGCCTCGACGAGGACGAGGCCCCGGTGCTCATCCGCGGCCTGCTCGCCATGCTCGACGGCGGCGCCGACGCCCAGGAGGGCGCCCAGCAGCTGCTCACCGTCATGCTCGGCCTCGTCCACCGGCGCCGCGAACTCCCCGCCGCCGACGTCACCTCCCGGCTGCTCGCCCACGAGGCCGGACTCAACGACGAAGAGGTCATGCGGGACCTGCGGGTGCTGCTGATCGCCGGTCACCAGCCCCTCGCGTACTGGATCTCCAACGCGCTGCGGCTGATGCTCACCGACGAGAGGTTCGCCGCCTCCCTCTCCGGCGGTCGCCGCTCCATCGGCCAGGCACTCGGCGAGGCCCTCTGGGAGGACACCCCGACCCAGATCTTCGCCGGCCGCTGGGCCACCCGCGACGTCCACCTCGGCGGCCAGCGGATCGCCAAGGGCGACATGGTGCTGCTCGGCTTCGCCGGCGCCAACGCCGACCCCGCCGTCCGCCAGGACACCGGCCGCCCCGCCGAGGGCAACCGCGCCTACCTGAGCTTCTCCGCCGGCGACCACGGCTGCCCCTACCCGGCCCGCGAGGCCGCCGAGGTGATCGCCAACACCGCGATCGAGGTGCTGCTCGACCGGCTCCCGGACCTGCGCCTCGCCGTGTCCGAGAACGCCCTGGTGTGGCGCCCCTCGGCGTGGGTGCGCGGACTGATGGCCCTGCCGGTGGCGTTCACCCCCGGCTACGTGGCGGAGTGA
- a CDS encoding signal recognition particle receptor subunit beta, which produces MVSNSSDTLTPGRAPLSSTAANGLKIVVVGGFGVGKTTLVGSVSEIRPLNTEETMTRAGEGVDDLTGVQGKRATTVAFDFGRITLGAENVLYLFGAPGQERFWFLWDRLFSGALGAVVLVDTRRLEESWYAIDRLEHHGTPFVVARNNFGPPEHTLAEVRAALDLADPIPLVECDARDREASKQVLIELVHHLHRMAEAEASGEDTP; this is translated from the coding sequence ATGGTCTCCAACAGCTCTGACACCCTCACCCCGGGCAGGGCCCCGCTCTCCAGCACCGCGGCCAACGGTCTGAAGATCGTCGTGGTGGGCGGCTTCGGCGTCGGCAAGACCACCCTGGTCGGCTCGGTGAGCGAGATCCGCCCGCTCAACACCGAGGAGACCATGACCCGGGCCGGCGAGGGCGTCGACGACCTCACCGGGGTGCAGGGCAAGCGGGCCACCACGGTCGCCTTCGACTTCGGCCGGATCACCCTCGGCGCCGAGAACGTGCTCTACCTCTTCGGCGCCCCCGGCCAGGAGCGCTTCTGGTTCCTGTGGGACCGCCTGTTCAGCGGCGCCCTCGGCGCCGTGGTGCTGGTCGACACCCGCAGGCTCGAGGAGTCCTGGTACGCCATCGACCGCCTGGAGCACCACGGCACCCCGTTCGTGGTCGCCCGCAACAACTTCGGGCCGCCCGAGCACACCCTCGCCGAGGTGAGGGCCGCCCTCGACCTCGCCGACCCCATCCCGCTCGTGGAGTGCGACGCACGGGACCGCGAGGCGAGCAAGCAGGTGCTGATCGAACTCGTCCACCACCTGCACCGCATGGCCGAGGCCGAGGCCTCCGGAGAGGACACCCCGTGA
- a CDS encoding putative regulator of Ras-like GTPase activity (Roadblock/LC7/MglB family): protein MSSSTDQDLDWLLENLLTATPGARHALVLSADGLKLCHTTGLGTDQADQLAAIASGMQSLAHGASIEFGDAAGGVRQSMTEFHGGILCIVAAGEGAHLAVVTDDDADVGVVGHNMHGLIEQIGVFLSAPPREIEAGV, encoded by the coding sequence ATGAGCAGCAGCACCGACCAGGACCTCGACTGGCTGCTGGAGAACCTGCTGACGGCCACCCCCGGTGCCCGGCACGCCCTGGTGCTCTCCGCCGACGGCCTGAAGCTCTGCCACACCACCGGCCTCGGCACCGACCAGGCCGACCAGCTCGCCGCGATCGCCTCCGGCATGCAGAGCCTCGCGCACGGCGCCTCCATCGAGTTCGGCGACGCCGCCGGCGGCGTCCGCCAGTCGATGACCGAATTCCACGGCGGCATCCTCTGCATCGTCGCCGCGGGTGAGGGCGCCCACCTCGCGGTCGTCACCGACGACGACGCCGACGTCGGCGTCGTCGGGCACAACATGCACGGGCTGATCGAGCAGATCGGGGTGTTCCTGAGCGCCCCGCCGCGCGAGATCGAGGCCGGGGTGTGA
- a CDS encoding histidine kinase/DNA gyrase B/HSP90-like ATPase produces MRARTRPARAAYRGSDGGPAVRAAAGMVLGAGAAAAAVALTPSVHRAAVAGVAAVAALLWCGLVGYAATLGTRARAAERTLADVRRELAETGAAAGALHTELTATHTAAGALRAALANAQAEAGEIRTELDRARADEQALRAELGTLHEAHSAAVRERTELAALRDQVLPAVVARLRAGASVDTALAGHDLPAHHALLRAVAEAVGRGERQRAAALAVCATAAGRVQALATSMHAELREMQHRHGEDVLGDLLELDHATAQVGRMADSIAVLTGARSGRRWTKPIGVESILRGALGRIGAYQRVRLHNASTAAVAGFAAEGVMHVLAELLDNAANFSAPPSEVHVYVEEAHSGLVVTVEDGGLGLSDSWLRRAEQAVSAQPLDLSALSAGTRLGLAVVGSLARKHGLSISFRPSARGGTGVVVLVPEQLISHPAPALARALAAAHDAAPAPAAVRPAGTGRPVLEPAPAVAPAGAEDPDRTHDSEAGNEAGTDTPPAARTLPQRRRGQTLAAATPPAAPTPAARSERAAALSAARFGAFRKALQGAESPDAHSKDDA; encoded by the coding sequence ATGAGAGCTCGCACGCGCCCCGCCCGGGCGGCGTACCGGGGATCCGACGGCGGGCCCGCCGTCCGCGCCGCCGCCGGGATGGTCCTCGGCGCCGGAGCCGCCGCCGCGGCCGTCGCCCTCACCCCCTCCGTCCACCGCGCCGCCGTCGCGGGCGTCGCCGCCGTCGCCGCCCTCCTCTGGTGCGGCCTCGTCGGGTACGCCGCCACGCTCGGCACCCGCGCCCGCGCCGCCGAGCGCACCCTCGCCGACGTCCGCCGCGAACTCGCCGAGACCGGAGCCGCCGCAGGCGCGCTGCACACCGAACTCACCGCCACCCACACCGCGGCCGGCGCCCTGCGTGCCGCCCTCGCCAACGCCCAGGCCGAGGCCGGCGAGATCCGCACCGAACTGGACCGGGCCCGCGCCGACGAGCAGGCCCTCCGGGCCGAACTCGGCACCCTGCACGAGGCGCACAGCGCCGCCGTCCGCGAACGCACCGAACTGGCCGCCCTCCGCGACCAGGTGCTGCCCGCGGTGGTCGCGAGGCTCCGCGCCGGCGCCTCCGTCGACACCGCCCTCGCCGGCCACGACCTGCCGGCCCACCACGCCCTGCTGCGGGCCGTCGCCGAGGCCGTCGGCCGCGGCGAGCGCCAGCGCGCCGCCGCCCTCGCCGTCTGCGCCACCGCCGCCGGCCGCGTCCAGGCCCTGGCCACCAGCATGCACGCGGAACTCCGCGAGATGCAGCACCGGCACGGCGAGGACGTGCTCGGCGACCTGCTCGAACTCGACCACGCCACCGCCCAGGTCGGACGGATGGCGGACTCCATCGCCGTGCTCACCGGCGCCCGCTCCGGCCGCCGCTGGACCAAGCCGATCGGCGTCGAGTCGATCCTGCGCGGCGCGCTCGGCCGGATCGGCGCCTACCAGCGCGTCCGCCTGCACAACGCCTCGACCGCCGCGGTCGCCGGGTTCGCCGCCGAGGGCGTCATGCACGTCCTCGCCGAACTCCTCGACAACGCCGCCAACTTCTCCGCCCCGCCGTCCGAGGTGCACGTCTACGTCGAGGAGGCGCACTCCGGCCTCGTCGTCACCGTCGAGGACGGCGGCCTCGGCCTGAGCGACAGCTGGCTGCGCCGCGCCGAACAGGCCGTCTCCGCCCAGCCGTTGGACCTCAGCGCGCTCTCCGCCGGCACCCGCCTCGGCCTCGCCGTGGTCGGCTCGCTGGCCCGCAAGCACGGTCTCTCGATCTCCTTCCGGCCGTCCGCCCGCGGCGGCACCGGCGTGGTGGTGCTCGTCCCCGAGCAGCTGATCAGCCACCCCGCGCCCGCCCTGGCCCGGGCGCTCGCCGCCGCGCACGACGCGGCGCCGGCACCCGCCGCGGTCCGCCCGGCCGGCACCGGCCGCCCCGTCCTGGAGCCCGCCCCGGCGGTCGCCCCGGCCGGTGCCGAGGACCCGGACCGCACCCACGACAGCGAGGCCGGCAACGAGGCCGGCACCGACACCCCGCCCGCCGCCCGGACCCTGCCGCAGCGCCGCCGCGGCCAGACCCTGGCGGCGGCGACCCCACCGGCCGCGCCCACCCCGGCGGCGCGGTCCGAACGGGCCGCCGCCCTGTCCGCGGCCCGGTTCGGCGCCTTCCGCAAGGCCCTGCAAGGGGCCGAGTCCCCCGACGCCCACTCGAAGGACGATGCCTGA
- a CDS encoding ClpA/ClpB-like protein, whose protein sequence is MFERFTDGARRVVIQAQVEARELGHERVGTEHLLLGIVHDPDDPVAALLAADGLDHEAARAEVVRLAGGEVDGRALAAIGVDLDAVRAAVESAFGEGALERRPAEGKRDRKHSRLTPGARKTLELSLRETLRLKQKEIATGHILLGLIREGQGTGAEVLSGRGLDFAKLRRDVEAILG, encoded by the coding sequence GTGTTCGAGCGGTTCACGGACGGCGCGCGCCGCGTCGTCATCCAGGCCCAGGTGGAGGCGCGCGAGCTCGGCCACGAACGGGTCGGCACCGAGCACCTGCTGCTCGGCATCGTGCACGACCCGGACGACCCGGTGGCCGCACTGCTGGCCGCCGACGGCCTCGACCACGAGGCCGCCCGGGCCGAGGTGGTCCGACTGGCCGGCGGCGAGGTGGACGGCCGTGCGCTGGCCGCGATCGGCGTCGACCTCGACGCCGTCCGGGCGGCCGTGGAGTCCGCCTTCGGCGAGGGCGCCCTGGAGCGCAGGCCCGCCGAGGGCAAGCGGGACCGGAAGCACAGCCGGCTCACCCCCGGCGCCCGGAAGACCCTGGAACTCTCCCTCCGCGAGACCCTGCGGCTCAAGCAGAAGGAGATCGCCACCGGCCACATCCTGCTCGGCCTGATCCGCGAGGGCCAGGGGACCGGCGCGGAGGTGCTGTCCGGCCGCGGCCTGGACTTCGCCAAGCTGCGCCGGGACGTGGAGGCGATCCTCGGCTGA
- a CDS encoding Homeodomain-like domain-containing protein, with protein MSETRQLAADASSRDPAIGLRAVRALRDLADRLEDLQVGNAREQGWSWQEIAACLGVSRQAVHKKYAKRIFGTRGEG; from the coding sequence ATGAGCGAGACGAGACAGCTCGCCGCGGACGCGAGCAGCCGCGACCCCGCGATCGGCCTGCGGGCCGTCCGGGCGCTGCGGGACCTGGCCGACCGGCTGGAGGACCTCCAGGTCGGCAACGCGCGCGAGCAGGGCTGGTCCTGGCAGGAGATCGCCGCCTGCCTCGGGGTCAGCCGACAGGCGGTGCACAAGAAGTACGCCAAGCGGATCTTCGGTACGAGAGGGGAGGGCTGA
- a CDS encoding RibD domain-containing protein: protein MSVIVIEFITLDGVVSDPDGSGGTPLGGWAFRYGREAVAGDKFRLGSTLDEGVLLLGRRTWQLFSRLWPGRDDPFAARMNAVPKLVASRTLTDTSAWANSRLVDGDLVDTVKHEQRDVVVTGSLGVVHRLMAEDLVDEYRLLTFPAVLGAGRRLFPAEGPHVDLECRSVQQVGAAVLTRYRRAV, encoded by the coding sequence GTGAGTGTCATCGTCATCGAATTCATCACCCTGGACGGCGTCGTGTCCGACCCGGACGGGTCCGGGGGCACGCCGCTGGGCGGCTGGGCGTTCCGGTACGGCAGGGAGGCCGTCGCCGGGGACAAGTTCCGGCTGGGAAGCACACTGGACGAGGGGGTCCTGCTGCTCGGGCGCCGGACCTGGCAGCTGTTCTCGCGGCTGTGGCCGGGCCGCGACGACCCGTTCGCCGCCCGCATGAACGCCGTGCCGAAGCTCGTCGCGTCCCGCACGCTGACCGACACCTCGGCATGGGCGAACTCCCGCCTCGTCGACGGCGACCTGGTCGACACCGTCAAGCACGAGCAGCGCGACGTGGTCGTCACCGGCAGCCTCGGCGTCGTGCACCGGCTGATGGCCGAGGACCTGGTCGACGAGTACCGGCTGCTGACCTTCCCCGCCGTCCTCGGCGCCGGCCGCCGCCTCTTCCCGGCCGAGGGTCCGCACGTCGACCTGGAGTGCCGATCGGTCCAGCAGGTCGGCGCCGCCGTCCTCACCCGCTACCGGAGGGCCGTCTGA
- a CDS encoding RNA polymerase ECF family sigma subunit, which produces MELEPHRRELVVFCYRMTGSFQESEDLVQETLLRAWKARDRYDPARASVRTWLYRIATNVCLTALEGRERRPLPSGLGVPSDDPGAPLVPAPDIPWLEPFPDARFDVEARADLRLAWVAAVQHLPARQRAVLVLREVLTFSAAEVAGQLGTTVAAVNSALQRARAALAGVGDAGQVCEPDDPEVRAVVQRYVRAFEAADVTALVRLLAEDAVLEMPPVPLWYRGSRDYGLFLERVFRMRGTGWSVRHLTANGQPALAAYAPEPGGGLLLHTLQVFTVARSRVTHNVVFADPRVLEGFDLPRRIPAEEFRRQR; this is translated from the coding sequence ATGGAACTCGAGCCGCACCGGCGTGAGTTGGTGGTGTTCTGCTACCGGATGACGGGTTCGTTCCAGGAGTCCGAGGATCTGGTGCAGGAGACCCTGCTGCGGGCGTGGAAGGCCCGTGATCGGTACGACCCGGCGCGTGCCTCGGTGCGGACCTGGCTGTACCGGATCGCGACCAACGTGTGCCTGACGGCGCTGGAGGGGCGCGAGCGACGGCCGTTGCCGTCCGGACTCGGGGTGCCGAGCGACGATCCCGGGGCGCCGCTCGTGCCGGCGCCGGACATCCCCTGGCTGGAGCCGTTTCCCGACGCCCGGTTCGACGTGGAGGCGCGGGCCGACCTCCGACTTGCGTGGGTCGCCGCCGTGCAGCACCTGCCGGCACGCCAGCGCGCGGTGCTGGTCCTGCGCGAGGTGCTGACGTTCTCCGCTGCCGAGGTCGCCGGGCAGTTGGGGACCACGGTGGCCGCGGTCAACAGTGCGTTGCAGCGCGCCCGTGCGGCGCTCGCCGGCGTGGGCGATGCCGGCCAGGTCTGCGAGCCGGACGATCCCGAGGTGCGCGCGGTGGTCCAGCGCTATGTGCGGGCGTTCGAGGCGGCCGATGTCACCGCGCTGGTGCGGCTGCTGGCCGAGGACGCCGTCCTGGAGATGCCGCCCGTGCCGCTGTGGTACCGGGGCAGCCGGGACTACGGCCTGTTCCTCGAACGTGTCTTCCGGATGCGCGGTACCGGGTGGAGTGTGCGGCACCTCACGGCCAACGGGCAGCCCGCGCTCGCCGCCTATGCGCCGGAGCCCGGCGGTGGACTCCTTCTGCACACCCTGCAGGTTTTCACCGTTGCCCGGAGCCGCGTGACGCACAACGTGGTGTTCGCGGATCCGCGCGTCCTCGAAGGATTCGACCTGCCGCGTCGGATTCCCGCCGAGGAGTTCCGGCGGCAGCGATGA